A single window of Rhodamnia argentea isolate NSW1041297 chromosome 5, ASM2092103v1, whole genome shotgun sequence DNA harbors:
- the LOC115730835 gene encoding RNA pseudouridine synthase 4, mitochondrial-like, which translates to MADRYLVRRLLSRTPSGAATLSALIAPRSRSHSTCDASPAAEERGDAVRGRDRIRGNWLTLPPFDRAVVDGAALGRVLSRSGSTKSGEAATMTALKWVLRCCPELPRSLVQKLFRLRQVRREFSEGNLSDVSAETVDCRLKRVAAKDSINLGDRIYLPITVKELPSKKQEWRCNSEEVNFVRGLVLHKDEAIIAVNKPPGMPVQGGVGISRSLDEVAITCLKYDHQENPRLVHRLDKDCSGILVMGRTQTSATFLHSLFREKTVGALNNDTDSRKRLLQRKYWALVIGSPRRSKGVISAPLGKVLMDNGKSDRITIINGSHTIPSHHALTEYQVIESRHGYTWLELSPLTGRKHQLRVHCAEVLGTPIVGDYKYGWQAHRNFENWQISNSEESFSRKFRGRALPFGLDLDNGSISDERPRLHLHSNQVILPNIALALQNMQRSSGYDLSELQTLELVSPLPPYMQKSLDFLK; encoded by the exons ATGGCGGATCGCTACCTCGTCCGCCGCCTCCTCTCCCGAACCCCTAGTGGCGCCGCCACGCTCTCTGCCCTCATTGCGCCTCGGTCACGATCTCATTCGACCTGCGACGCCTCGCCCGCCGCCGAGGAGCGCGGCGACGCTGTCCGCGGCAGAGACAGAATCAGGGGCAATTGGCTCACCTTGCCTCCGTTTGATCGTGCGGTCGTTGACGGGGCTGCTTTAGGAAGAGTGCTCTCCCGTAGCGGAAGCACGAAGTCAGGGGAGGCGGCGACGATGACGGCGCTCAAGTGGGTTCTTCGTTGCTGTCCGGAGTTGCCGCGGAGTCTTGTGCAGAAGCTTTTTCGCTTGAGACAG GTCCGAAGAGAGTTCTCAGAGGGTAATCTCTCAGACGTTAGTGCTGAAACAGTGGATTGTCGTCTTAAAAGG GTGGCAGCTAAAGACTCGATCAACTTGGGAGATCGAATCTATCTTCCAATCACTGTTAAAGAGTTGCCTTCAAAGAAGCAAGAGTGGCGTTGCAATTCAGAAGAAGTGAATTTTGTTCGTGGCCTTGTGTTGCATAAG GACGAAGCCATTATTGCTGTGAATAAACCCCCTGGAATGCCTGTTCAA GGTGGTGTAGGCATCAGTAGAAGCTTGGATGAGGTGGCCATCACTTGTTTGAAGTATGATCACCAAGAAAACCCTCGGCTG GTGCACAGACTTGACAAAGATTGCAGTGGCATCCTGGTGATGGGCAGGACACAAACAAGTGCAACATTTTTGCACTCCCTATTCCGTGAGAAAACTGTTGGAGCATTAAACAAT GATACTGATAGCAGAAAGAGATTATTGCAACGGAAATATTGGGCACTTGTCATTGGATCACCTAGGCGATCAAAGGGAGTGATTTCTGCACCATTGGGAAAG GTGCTGATGGACAATGGGAAATCAGATCGTATAACAATTATCAATGGCAGTCATACGATCCCATCTCATCATGCACTAACAGAGTATCAAGTGATTGAATCTCGTCATG GCTATACGTGGCTAGAGCTGTCACCGCTCACTGGAAGAAAGCATCAG CTTCGAGTGCACTGTGCTGAGGTACTGGGAACTCCAATAGTTGGGGACTACAAGTATGGCTGGCAAGCTCATAGAAACTTTGAAAATTGGCAAAtatcaaattctgaagaaagtTTTAGCAGGAAGTTTAGGGGGAGAgctcttccctttggccttgaTCTAGATAATGGAAGCATTTCTGATGAGCGACCTCGCCTGCACCTACACTCTAACCAAGTTATATTGCCTAATATTGCTCTGGCATTGCAAAATATGCAGCGATCTTCAGGATATGATTTGTCAGAACTGCAAACTCTTGAATTGGTTTCTCCGCTGCCTCCATACATGCAAAAAAGCTTGGACTTTTTGAAATGA
- the LOC115750661 gene encoding probable cinnamyl alcohol dehydrogenase, translated as MGSVDAERKTTGWAARDPSGTLAPYTYDLRSTGPEDAYIRVLCCGICHSDLHQIKNDLGMSHYPMVPGHEVVGEVLEVGSEVTGLRVGDRVGVGVIVGCCRSCTPCKSDIEQYCSKKIWSYNDVYTDGKPTHGGFAGEMVVDQKFLVKIPDGMSSEQAAPLLCAGVTVYSPLNHFGLKQSGMRGGILGLGGVGHMGVKIAKAMGHHVTVISSSDRKREEALEHLGADAYLVSSDEAGMKEAADSLDYIIDTVPVFHPLEPYLSLLKLDGKLILLGVINTPLQFLSPVVMIGRKVITGSFIGSMKETKEMLDFCEEKGINCQIEVIGIDYINTAFERLEKNDVRYRFIVDVAGSKLDRA; from the exons ATGGGCAGCGTCGACGCGGAGAGGAAGACCACTGGCTGGGCTGCCAGAGACCCTTCTGGGACTCTCGCGCCTTACACTTACGATCTCAG GAGCACAGGACCTGAAGATGCTTACATCCGGGTGCTCTGCTGTGGGATTTGCCACTCTGATCTTCACCAGATCAAGAATGACCTCGGCATGTCTCACTACCCCATGGTCCCTGG CCACGAGGTTGTAGGGGAGGTGCTGGAGGTGGGATCGGAGGTGACTGGCCTGAGAGTCGGGGACCGGGTCGGAGTCGGAGTGATCGTGGGGTGCTGCCGGAGCTGCACGCCATGCAAATCTGACATCGAGCAATACTGCAGCAAGAAGATCTGGTCGTACAATGATGTTTACACTGATGGGAAGCCGACCCACGGTGGCTTCGCCGGCGAGATGGTCGTTGATCAGAA GTTCCTGGTGAAAATACCAGACGGGATGTCGTCGGAGCAGGCGGCGCCGCTGCTATGCGCAGGGGTCACGGTGTACAGTCCGCTGAACCACTTCGGGCTGAAGCAGAGCGGCATGAGAGGAGGGATACTGGGGCTGGGTGGGGTCGGGCACATGGGGGTGAAGATTGCCAAGGCCATGGGACACCACGTGACGGTGATAAGCTCGTCCGATCGGAAGAGAGAGGAGGCGTTGGAACACCTCGGCGCCGATGCGTACTTGGTGAGCTCGGACGAGGCCGGGATGAAGGAGGCTGCTGATTCGCTAGACTATATCATTGACACGGTACCTGTGTTTCACCCTCTGGAGCCTTACCTCTCTCTCTTGAAGCTTGATGGCAAGCTGATCTTGCTTGGTGTGATCAACACTCCTCTCCAGTTCCTCTCCCCTGTGGTCATGATTG GGCGGAAGGTGATCACGGGGAGCTTCATAGGGAGCATGAAGGAGACCAAGGAGATGCTCGATTTCTGCGAGGAAAAGGGTATAAACTGCCAGATCGAAGTGATCGGGATAGATTACATCAACACCGCATTCGAGAGGCTCGAGAAGAACGACGTGAGGTACAGGTTCATCGTGGATGTCGCCGGAAGCAAGCTCGATCGGGCGTGA